GTGCCAAGCCTTCAAAGCAGCGGTGTGGTTATTGACAGATGTCGAGACATATGTGTACACATGCAGATGTACTAACGGAGGGCTGAGGGAGGGCAAGAGGGGAAATAGCACCATTCATAATCGAGCTGTGGCCAATGTTGAGGTTGATACTTGGTAAAGAGAGGGAAGGCACTGAAGAGGGGCACTGTTGTATGCTTTTTTTCATGTTTTCTGTCTTTCCATGCCAGGTTTGGCGAGAGTTCACCTTCTGCAACAAGAGAAATTGAAGCAGGTGCCGAAGTAAGCTTTGACAAGACATTGGCAGTTACAACGCTGCATTATTGTGGCATGGAGTCGTAAAATAACTACCGGGCCATTGATCACGATACGGATCCGACAAGGGTATATCAGGTTCGTCGTTGTTGGTCCTtcacttcttcttcttgtctttGATCTTCTTCTTGGTTTCTGCCCCGCTGCTTGCCCCGCTACCGGGCGTCTCGCCCGTCATTTCTGCCATCATATCTTGCAGAAAATTCTCGCTGACGCCGCCTCCAGTCAGCGCTGGTGAATGCAGAGGTAGGATTTTGTTCATCTTCCAGCCCTTTGGTATTGCCGGCTCAGGCATCTCTTTTGGCATAGGCAAGCCTGCAATGGGCAGCCTGAAGGGTGTGTTCTTCTGTGTCGGGTGTGCTTTAAGATATTGGGAAATAAGAATATAGAGATGGTGCTTGTTCTTTATGTCCCGGTCCATCATCTTGCCCTCGTGCTTGAGCAATACGCGCACTCTGCCAGGGTTGCTCCAATCTTGAGGATGAGTCTTGTCTGGCTCAAAGACAGTTGCGAGGCCGAGATCAGCAGCAGCGTCAGCCATCTCTCGCGCGAGAGGGTTTTCCACAGCGAGTTCCTTCCCTACGCGGCGGCCTTCGGCCCTTGTCCGTGATATGTCGAAGTATACGGGGTAGAGACATTGGTAGTGTTTGGACTTTTCGCGGTCTGTCGACGTCTTGATCGAGGGACTCTGGGGCTGGAGCATCTGATTGGGCATTGAAGATGTGCTAGTGCTGGGGACATTGGTCGCGTTCGTCAGAGAAGGCACGTCGTCAATGTCCATCTCCGACGGCTCGCTGTCCGAGTCGCTGACTTCTTCTACACGTGGATTCATTGTGTCTGTTTCGAGCTCCTAGCCGATTCGTCCTGCTAAAATGTCAGATGTGTGTCCTGACTTCCCCAGCCCTTCACTTGCCTAGAGCACGTCGGTTTACTGGATTTCTCGGATTGTAGTCAACGTGATGTGGGGAAGCTAGAGGTGGGGCTTGGCGACAACCTTGGAAGGCACAGGGCAGGTGCTGCCGGGTCGGGTCCGGGTCGGCCTTTCATGTCTTCCGCGCTACGGCCCGGAGCCGATCGACTGCTCTCCCGGCTTGACAACTGCACTTCCTCTAGCACCAATCCGCAAACACTGGCCTATCTTTCCTCACCGCAACTTAGGCACTTGCAAACCCAAACCATCACCTGGCGTGTGCCACTTTCCCCACTATTGTAGCAAGGATGGCTATAAACCGTGCCGCCACGTTAAGCCACAGTTTGCCTCACTTGGCTGGCCCCTCCAACAGAAGGCAAACGTCTTCATGGCAGGTGCGATATCGCACATTGCGGCAGTACACGCTttgttttgggtgtttttCTTATTCGAGTATGCCTAGTCACCCAGGCGCCGAGCATCTGCACTTGGACGATAGCGGCAGTCAGTCCGTCTATACCAAGAATATCCCGGCTACTTTCGAGGTTTCGACTCTTCAGCCCATGCAGCTGGACTGCCAGTAGGATCGCAGGGTACATTCGTGGTGCATCATCTCCGTGACCCAAATCATTGTGCAAAGTACATCCCCTCGAGTCAACGAGCCAGTTCTGTCCTCCACACTAGTTATGCCCGTTCTTTTGCAGCTACACCTAGCGCATCAACGCACTAACAAGAGGAAATCCTGGCCTTGGAGAATTTCATGTCAAGTCATGAACACACATCCATGCCGATTTCCACTGCATAACCAATATGAGAGCGCTCACGGCCGTATGCACATCGGTATGCTTTGTTGCAATTAGCCTCGACGTCAGCTTCCCATTATCGCCAACAGCCCCTCGCATACCGGGCGTAGCCTCATGATTTTGGCGATCACCTTAATTCGAACTTTTAGTCTCCGGATATATCGTTGCATGCGATCCAATGGTTCTACAGTATGGGCCAGGCGACCACAACACCTACTTCGCCAGTCGTATGATACAGCGGCTCCCTGAAGCTCGGGTGAGCCATGTGGCAATTGCGCATATGTTTGTGCCATTCGCGAGGCACTAAGATGGGGCGTGTGTATGCATATGCGGCACCCTGCCAAAGTGAGTCAGAATTGACAGTCTGACAGCAGGGTATGGCCTAGACATCCGCGCCCGCGATTACTCCGCTAACCATCGTTCCTGTCCCCTGGACAGTCGGTTGCTAGCAACATGCAATGCGTGCAAGGTTGCCTGCGTGCTAACCATTTTAGCTTCCTGCCCTGACATCAACGCAGCTGTGCCGTCCTGATCGTGGGTGCAATATCTCCTATGACACAAGGCTGACCGTTCCTCAAGAACTTTGGGAACACCAAATGCCGGTAAAAGAGTTGGGGTATAACGTGATTGGCTTGATCGGGTACGTCAAGTAAGCAACTGACCGTTGACATCCACAAATATGAATAAGCCTAGAGTCCTCACCGCATTCTGCACATAATTCTTTTGGGCCCAAGTCAGTTATGAAGCAACATCCCTTCCAGGGCTCATTTTCGCACATTTAAACTTTCCGGGCCGCCCGAAAAAAGGGCTGTGATCAGTTTTCCGGCGGCGTGCCTGTAGTACTTGTCCGAGTGACCTCGGGCCCTGATTACACCGTAAACGGTCCGTTCCAAGAGAACGCCTCACAGGCCCCATTGCGGGATGGTACCATGACTAGCTCAGGCCAGTATAAAGTCACTATCAACCCTACTACGTTCCTAGTTCTACGCTCGTCACTTCCTTCGGCCGTCACACCAATCGAATTATTGTCTCCAACTCCCATCGGTCCTTTCCAACGGGAAACTTATCGAGGCATTCTTGCCCACTAGTTGTTCACCATTCTGTCTGGCAGAAATGGCACCAGCATTATTAGTCAACGAAAGCAGCAGCCCTTCTTCCACTTTTAGCAGCGATACTTTGGTGCCAAATATCGAAGATTCCCATGTACCCAGTACTTCTCGAACTCGTCGGCGCCACGAGAGCGCTTTGATCAAACGCAGTGTTAGGTCCTCGCCACTACTGGTGAAGGGTGCTGAAGGCAACTGGCTACTAGTCTCTGATGGTGCAAAGACATGGAAGATCTTCGATGGATCCGGAGGCGCTGCGGTATCCAACATTGGTCACAAGGATGCGAGAGTGTACGCCGCAATCATTGAGCAGCAGGCAACCGGCATCTCATACACACCTTCTATGAGTTTCGATACCGAAGCAGCGCTAGACTTTGCAGATTTTTTACTTGAGTCGACAAACGATCTTATGGCTCAAGTGGCTTTCTACAGTTCAGGTAATGCGGCCGCTACTACCAGAGAAATAAGACTCACAAACATCAGGCTCCGAGGCTATGGAGGCTGCCCAGAAGCTTGTATATCAATATTTCTCCATCTTGTACCAGAACCGGTATCATGGACGCCACTGGTTCATCGCCCGTGACAGATCGTATCATGGCGCCACGCTTGGTGCTCTCGATGTCAGCGGCCACAAAGGTCGTAAAGAGATGTACAAGCAGATTTTGCCCAACAACACAAAGTTCATATCCCCATGCAATCCTTACCGTGATATGCAGGAGGGAGAAAGTGTATCACAGTACGTTGAGCGACTTGCTGAGGAGTTGGACAAGAAGATCTGCGAGCTTGGTCCTAACACGGTGGCTGCGTTTGTTATGGAGCCTGTTGTAGGCGCAGTAAGTTGCCCATTCTTGTCCAGAATATCCCAGCTATTCACACATGTCTGACATGTTTTCCCAGGCACTTGGTTGCGTTCCGGCATTGCCTGGCTACCTTGAAGCCATGAAAAGGGTGTGCAGGAAGCACGGCGTGCTTTTCATCTTGGATGAAGTCATGTGCGGTATGGGCCGCACTGGCTACATGCACGCTTGGCAAGAAGAAGGTGTGGTTCCAGACATCCAGCTGGTGGGCAAAGGTCTTGCGGGTGGGTACGCCCCTATCTCTGCACTTCTTGCTGGAATTGAGGTAGCCGATACTCTTGGGGACGAGGCCTTTGCCCACGGCCATACATTTCAGAACTTGCCCATGGCGTGCGCCGCTGGCTTGGCCGTTCAACAGATCGTCCAGGACGATTGCTTGCTCGAGAATGTCAGAGACAAAGGTGACAAGTTGATGAAGAAGCTGATGGCCCGTTTGGAAAACCATCCAAATGTCGGCAACATCCGAGGAAAGGGCCTTTTTTATGGAGTAAGTATGGGATACTGCTTACATGCAACAGCTGCTAACTAGACCAGATCGAGTTCGTGCAAGATAAGAAGACCAAGATGCCATTCGATCGTAATTTGAACGTGGCATGGAAAATTCATGAGCTAGGTATGTTTCCAGAGCTGGACTGCATTCTTCATATACTAACAGTGGCGCCAGGTCTCAAAGATGGATACAACATGTACATATATCCAGGCTCTGGTACAGTCGACGGTGATGTCGGCGACCACGTTATCATTGCGCCTGCGTACAACATTACCAATATGGACATCGACATCATCGTGGAGAGCGTCGGAAAGCTAGTGGTGGATTTCTTTGCAGACCTCTACACGTCGTCGAAGTTGTAGTCGGCAGAACTGCACCTATCCCAGCATACAGctgatgacgatgacgactTACGAATTTCTTTTATTCCTCACTGCACGGACGGCTTTTGTGACTAGCATACATGCACGGCGGCATTGCAATCTTTACCGGGAGACGCTATTTGAAACAGTGTTAGCAAATTGGCGATATTCAACACAAGCATGCATGGGAGTGGCTGTCTGAACATGTTTCGCACTGGGAAAGGCTGTCTGATTATTGATCAAAGGCGTTCATGTACATCAGAAGTTGTCTTTTGGTTGCATCAATTTCCTTGTCACATTCTTTTGGCTCAAGTTTGGGTTCAAGTTTGAATTCCCAGGTACATAGGCGTATAGTGTCCAAAATGAAAGCATGTTATATACAAAGGTCATTGTTCTTGCGAAGAAAGTAGCCACATTCCAGGCTGGAGTTGAGCACCTGCCAAGATGGAGCCGTGCCGCAATGGCGAAAGTGGAAACGGCATCTTGCTTGGCGGCTAGGGAAACGCTAAACGCTTCGACGCAAGCAAGAGGCGTAACATGGCAATGCCGGAGTGAAATAGTTTGGGTTTCGTGAGCTGGGTAATGCAAGGCTACCACAAAGCGTGGTGTTGGTGTGGAGATGTGGCTCGATGACGCTATCGGTGAAGCGGAGCAAGAGGGACGACCATCAAGTCAGCATGAGCGATGAGCGATGCAGAGGGAGGGTGCTCACCGCTCACATTAGGCTATAGTGCCGGGCGTAAGCCTCCTATACACATTGATAGCAGCGGAGGAGGTGCGTCATATTAAGGTAAACGGCTTTTAGTGAGGTAAGCGCTCCACGTGCGGCAGGGACGGCCCTCGCACCTGCAAGAATAGCCGGCATGACAGACAGCAACGGTAACATGCAAGTAGAATTGAAGAAGATGGTGGATACACGCGTGCGGACACACCGTCTGGGAGAAGACTATTGTGACGTGGGTTTTGGGCATGTTTCCCCAGCAATGCGCTCGCAAGCAAGCGTGATGGGTATTGTGGTAGCCGGATGACACTAGGTACAAGATGGCAGATGTCCTTTCTCGTGACCAAGCCTACCGCTTCACTCTGGGGGCACAATGTAACACAACAGACAGGGCATGCCATGACCGGATGT
The sequence above is a segment of the Pyrenophora tritici-repentis strain M4 chromosome 3, whole genome shotgun sequence genome. Coding sequences within it:
- a CDS encoding SEC65, Signal recognition particle a protein, encoding MNPRVEEVSDSDSEPSEMDIDDVPSLTNATNVPSTSTSSMPNQMLQPQSPSIKTSTDREKSKHYQCLYPVYFDISRTRAEGRRVGKELAVENPLAREMADAAADLGLATVFEPDKTHPQDWSNPGRVRVLLKHEGKMMDRDIKNKHHLYILISQYLKAHPTQKNTPFRLPIAGLPMPKEMPEPAIPKGWKMNKILPLHSPALTGGGVSENFLQDMMAEMTGETPGS
- a CDS encoding BioA, Adenosylmethionine-8-amino-7-oxononanoate aminotransferase; translation: MAPALLVNESSSPSSTFSSDTLVPNIEDSHVPSTSRTRRRHESALIKRSVRSSPLLVKGAEGNWLLVSDGAKTWKIFDGSGGAAVSNIGHKDARVYAAIIEQQATGISYTPSMSFDTEAALDFADFLLESTNDLMAQVAFYSSGSEAMEAAQKLVYQYFSILYQNRYHGRHWFIARDRSYHGATLGALDVSGHKGRKEMYKQILPNNTKFISPCNPYRDMQEGESVSQYVERLAEELDKKICELGPNTVAAFVMEPVVGAALGCVPALPGYLEAMKRVCRKHGVLFILDEVMCGMGRTGYMHAWQEEGVVPDIQLVGKGLAGGYAPISALLAGIEVADTLGDEAFAHGHTFQNLPMACAAGLAVQQIVQDDCLLENVRDKGDKLMKKLMARLENHPNVGNIRGKGLFYGIEFVQDKKTKMPFDRNLNVAWKIHELGLKDGYNMYIYPGSGTVDGDVGDHVIIAPAYNITNMDIDIIVESVGKLVVDFFADLYTSSKL